The DNA segment GGATGTTTCTGGGGTGTGGAAGCATATTTCCAAAGATTAAACGGTGTTATAAAAACAGAAGTAGGATATACAGACGGTATCAGCGAAAGTCCTACATATAAGGAAGTCTGCAGCGGTACTACGAATCATGCCGAAGCATGTAAAATAATATATGATGAAAATATAATAACATTGGAAAAGATACTTGAACATTTTTTTAGAATAATAGATCCCACATCTTTAAACAGACAGGGACATGATATAGGAACACAATACAGAACAGGTGTATATTACAAAACTGACGAGGATAAAGAAATTACCGAGAAATTTATTCTGTCTAAAGCGAAAGACTATAAGAGACCAATAGTGGTAGATGTAAAAAGGGAGAGCAGATTCTGGGATGCAGAAGAATATCATCAGAATTATCTTATAAAGAATCCCGGCGGGTACTGCCATGTGGATTTGAATCTGATAAAAGAGGAAGAGATAAAACCGTATCTGGATTTGGAAAAAATATTGGAAAGTAATTAAAATATTAGGAGAGAAAATGAGAAAAGGAGATCAACTCACAGTAGAAATAATTGACGTAAAATTTCCAAATAAGCCGTATGGTTTTTTTGAAAATAGAAAAGTTTATCCAAAATCAAACTGTATACCAGGTCAGATAGTAACTGGGATAATAAAAAGATTGAAAAAAGATAAAATTGAAATCGGAAATATAGAAGTAATAAAAAAAGCAGAAAATCAGACAGAGCCTGAGTGTATTCATTTTGAGATGTGCGGAGGATGTACTTACCAGCATTTGTCATACAATGACCAGCTTGCTTTGAAAGAAGGGCAGATTAGAAAGCTTTTTAGTGATAATCATATTGATTCCGGGAATTTTACCGGAATAGTTCCTAGCAGTCACCAATTCGGCTACAGAAATAAAATGGAGCTTACATTTGGAAATGCGGAAAAAGACGGTCCGCTCACATTAGGGCTGCATAAGAGAGGAAGCTTTTATGATATAATCACGATAAGTGAATGCAAGTTAATGGATGAAGATTTTAATAAAATAACTAATTTTACCATTGAATTTTTTAAAAAGGAAAATCTGAATTTTTACCATAAGATGAAACATGAAGGTTTTCTTAGAAACCTGGTAATAAGAAAAGGTGAATTTACCGGAGAACTGCTTATAAATCTGATTACAACTTCACAATTAGACTATGATATTACTGAATGGAAGAATGGAATTCTAAATTTGAAACTTAGTAAAAAGATTATCGGACTTTTATGGACGATTAATGATAATATATCTGATATGGTAAATTCTGAAAGAGAAGAAATACTATACGGAGAGAAGGATTTTCACGAAAAACTTCTGGGTTATGACTTTAAAATAAGTCCGTATTCGTTTTTCCAGACTAATTCATCAGGGGCAGAGCTGCTGTACTCGAAGGTTCTTGAATTTTTACCGGACACTGAAAATAAGGTAATATTTGACCTTTTCAGCGGCACAGGAACAATAGGACAGATAATAGCGAAAAATGCCGGATATGTGTATGGAATAGAGCTGATAGAGGAAGCTGTGGAAAAGGCTAATGAAAATGCCGGGCTTAATAATATTAAGAATTGCAAGTTTATCGCAGGAGATGTGTTTAAGAAAGTGGAGGAGCTGAGAGAAGAGGGGATAAAACCTGACATAATCATTTTAGATCCGCCGAGACCGGGAGTGGGACAGAAAGCTCTTGAAAAAATACTGGAATTTGATATGAATGATATAATTTATGTATCGTGTAATCCGAGAACTTTTATTCAGGATATGGAAATACTTATGAATGCCGGATTCAAAATATCAAAAAGTACAGCTGTAGATATGTTTCCGAATACTCCTCATGTCGAGAGTGTTGCATTGCTCACAAAGAAAGATAGCCTAAAGTCTTGATTTTAGGGCGTTTATGAGAACATAGCGAAGCGGCAAGATTGGTTTGAAAACTGATCCTGCCGCTTTTTTTATTGTTCGGAAACATATCCACTGGTAAAAAATCCATAATTTTATGGATAGGGTGAGTAGACAGAAAAGATAACACAATTTTCATACGTTCGGTAGTTCGTGGGAACATATCAATCATAATTTATTCAAAATATGACTACTAACTACACAAAGCAGGAGAAGGCTAAAATTAAATAAACCTTTCCTGCTTGTATGTTGAAATATTTTGCAAAGTGCCTCTATTCACTTAGTTTGTACAAAAAGTGGAAATTAGTTTATCAGGCTATACTTATAAGAATCGAAAAACTCACCATTCTTAAATATTGACTTTCTCAATGTGCCTTCTAATTCAAAACCACACTTTTCAAGGACTTTACAAGAGCTTTTATTGTAAGAAAAGACATTGCCATAGATTCTTGCAAGACCATGTACTTCAAACCCTATCTTGCAGATTTCTTTAACAGCCTCTGAAATGATTCCTCGACCCCAGTATTCCTCAGACAACCAATAGCCAATTTCAGCACTCTTTGCGTAAGCGTCCTTGCCGAGTGTAAGACTGATACTCCCAACTACCATGTTGTCATAAAGGATTGCACGGTTGATTTGCTCATCTTCCGAGGTGTTTAAACAGAATTCAATAAACTGACGTGCGTTTTCTTCAGTATAGGGGTGTGGGAAAATATTAAGCAGGTTATCTGCAATATTTTTGTTGTTGGCGAATTGTGCTAACCCGCCAGTATAGTCATACGACCATTTTTTAAGTTCCATTATTGTTCTCCTTTCATTCGCCAAACATAAGAAATCGGTCTAAACCAATGCCGCTAATTAAACAGCGTTCCTTTTTACTACCCAGCATTTGCCCCATCCAATCGACGAACCCTCCGTCACCAATTTCAATCTTATCATCTTCTGTTACCATATAAATCTTGAAGTTGATACCTTGATAGTACTTATTATCTATATCGTCATAATCAAAGGATAGCGGCGTATCAGGAAACATTGAGCGTATATCATCGGTCATATGGTCGAAAAATCCGTCCCCGTCCTTGTATCCGCCTCTCTTGCGCAGAACGATGGACAGTCTTGCTTTGAATTGCTCCTGTAACAACTCTTTATAGGGGTAGGAACAGAAAATTGACGAAAATATACGGTAAGGAATTGTAAAAGAAAAATTTTATAAATTTTCTACTTTAAGCTTTCCCAGAAACGAACGTTTTTGGGAAAATTTTCTTCATCAAGCTTAATAATTTTAGCTTTCTACTAACATAGTATAAAATCTGATGTCATTAGTTTTACATATTTTCCCAAAACTTTTCTTTTAATCAAAGTACCAGTATGATATAGTATAGTTAAGTATTGGGAAAGAAAGGAAATTTTTATGGGAAAAATTTTTGGATACGCTAGAATTTCTAAAACAGATCAAAATTTAGATTTACAAAAAGATTCTATTTTAAATTATGGTGCACAAGTAATATATGAAGAGAAAAATTCAGGAAAAAATACAAACCGACCTGAGCTAACTGCACTTTTAAAAGCGGCAAGTTCAAGTGATACGATTGTTGTATATAAATTAGACAGAATATCTAGATCAACAAGGCATTTAATAGAATTAGCGGAATATTTTGAAAAAAATGGAATTCAATTTGTATCAATAACTGATTTTATAGATACCTCTACTCCAACTGGGCGTTTCTTCTTTCACGTTATGGCAAGTATTGCTGAATTAGAACGAGATATTTTAATTGAAAGAACACAAGCAGGACTATCTTCTGCACGTTTAAGAGGACGTGTTGGTGGTAGACCCAAAACAAAGATGGAAAAAATAAAACGTGCTATTAAACTTTATGAAGGAAAAGAATATAGTATCAAAGAAATAAAAGAGATGACAGGAGTAAGTAAATCAGTTTTATATAGAAATCTCAAATCTCTAAAGGAAAAAAGCTGATGTATAAACGTTCAGGGGAATTATTAAATAAATTTCAACGGGAAGAATTTATCAATTCTTTATTTACTATGAATATGTATGAATTAGGTGCATTTTATATGCTAAGCAAAAAAGATTTGAAAATTATTTTATCTAAAAGGCGTAATTCTAATCGATTAGGATTTGCAGTTCAATTATGCTTATGTAGATATCCTGGATTTATTCCTGATAATTTATCTATAATTCCAATTAATTTAATTAAATTTATAAGTAAACAATTAGGTTTAATGCATGAAGATTTTAAAAATTATAGTCTTCGAGAAGCAACTCTCTATGAGCATCGAATTGAACTTCAAGAAAAATTTGGATTTCAAGTTCTTGATAAAAAAAATG comes from the Sebaldella sp. S0638 genome and includes:
- the msrA gene encoding peptide-methionine (S)-S-oxide reductase MsrA, with amino-acid sequence MKEIILAGGCFWGVEAYFQRLNGVIKTEVGYTDGISESPTYKEVCSGTTNHAEACKIIYDENIITLEKILEHFFRIIDPTSLNRQGHDIGTQYRTGVYYKTDEDKEITEKFILSKAKDYKRPIVVDVKRESRFWDAEEYHQNYLIKNPGGYCHVDLNLIKEEEIKPYLDLEKILESN
- the rlmD gene encoding 23S rRNA (uracil(1939)-C(5))-methyltransferase RlmD, with product MRKGDQLTVEIIDVKFPNKPYGFFENRKVYPKSNCIPGQIVTGIIKRLKKDKIEIGNIEVIKKAENQTEPECIHFEMCGGCTYQHLSYNDQLALKEGQIRKLFSDNHIDSGNFTGIVPSSHQFGYRNKMELTFGNAEKDGPLTLGLHKRGSFYDIITISECKLMDEDFNKITNFTIEFFKKENLNFYHKMKHEGFLRNLVIRKGEFTGELLINLITTSQLDYDITEWKNGILNLKLSKKIIGLLWTINDNISDMVNSEREEILYGEKDFHEKLLGYDFKISPYSFFQTNSSGAELLYSKVLEFLPDTENKVIFDLFSGTGTIGQIIAKNAGYVYGIELIEEAVEKANENAGLNNIKNCKFIAGDVFKKVEELREEGIKPDIIILDPPRPGVGQKALEKILEFDMNDIIYVSCNPRTFIQDMEILMNAGFKISKSTAVDMFPNTPHVESVALLTKKDSLKS
- a CDS encoding GNAT family N-acetyltransferase — encoded protein: MELKKWSYDYTGGLAQFANNKNIADNLLNIFPHPYTEENARQFIEFCLNTSEDEQINRAILYDNMVVGSISLTLGKDAYAKSAEIGYWLSEEYWGRGIISEAVKEICKIGFEVHGLARIYGNVFSYNKSSCKVLEKCGFELEGTLRKSIFKNGEFFDSYKYSLIN
- a CDS encoding recombinase family protein, producing MGKIFGYARISKTDQNLDLQKDSILNYGAQVIYEEKNSGKNTNRPELTALLKAASSSDTIVVYKLDRISRSTRHLIELAEYFEKNGIQFVSITDFIDTSTPTGRFFFHVMASIAELERDILIERTQAGLSSARLRGRVGGRPKTKMEKIKRAIKLYEGKEYSIKEIKEMTGVSKSVLYRNLKSLKEKS